Within the Heptranchias perlo isolate sHepPer1 chromosome 39, sHepPer1.hap1, whole genome shotgun sequence genome, the region GGGTGGCCACAGGCAACACGAACTGCAGCATCTTGCCCATGTCGTTACAGGCGTTGTCGCGGGCCTCCTCCATCCTCATCGCGTTCTCAGGGGAATTGAAGGCCTTGATCACTTCAGCTAAAACCACtgggcagaggagagggagaatcaaTGGGAGGTCAAGTtacggagagggggcgggggcgagggtgagggggggtgagggcgaggggggtgaggggggggcgagggtgaggggggggcgagggtgaggggggggcgagggtgaggggggggcgagggtgaggggggggcgagggtgaggggggggcgagggtgaggggggggcgagggtgagggggggcgagggcgaggggggtgagggtgaggggagggggggcgagggtgaggcgagggtgagggggggcaagggtgagggggggcgagggtgagggggggtgaggggggtaagggcgaggggggcgagggcgagggggggcgagggcgaggggggtgagggtgaggggagggtgagggggggcgagggtgaggggggggtgaggggggtaagggcgagggggggtgggaatgagggggggtggggatgagggggggcgagggtgagggggggcgagggtgagggggggcgagggtgagggggggcgagggggagggggggtggggatgagggggggcgagggggagggggggtggggatgagggggggcgagggggagggggggtggggatgagggggggTCAGAGAACAGGCGGGGCACAGGGGGGAAAGGCCACAAGATATCGTCTGGTGATGGCAGAGGGTTTATATCATCGCACATTACAGACTCGCAGGGTCCAGGTCCAGACCCTGACCCAGACTGAGGTCCAATCCCAGGCCCCAGGCCCCAGAGTCCAGGTCCGGCCTTTCCATCCCCGGCTCCGCCTCACCTTTCGCCTGCTCCACGCTCAGGCCCGGCTGCTGCtgcggttgttgttgttgttgttgctgctgttgagcCGCCGCCATTTCACCCTCTCGGTGCCCGATCTCCGCTCACCCCGCGATAAACATCCACTCTCCAGCGGGCACAACAGTGAAATCCAGCGCCCGGTCCGGGATCCGTCCGCCTGGGCCGCAAACTCCGAGCGGCAGCGCCCCCCGGCGGCCGGAGGAGCGACTCACATCGGGTAACAGCGACCCCCGGCGGCCGGAGGAGCGACTCACATCGGGCAACAGCGACCCCCGGCGGCCGGAGGAGCGACTTACATCGAGTAACAGCGACCCCCGGCGGCCGGAGGGGCGTCTTACATCGGGTAACAGCGACCCCCGGCGGCCGGAGGAGCGACTCACATTGGGTAACAGCGACCCCAGGCGGCCGGAGGAGCGACTCACATCGGGTAACAGCGACCCCCGGCGACCGGAGGAGCGACTCACATCGGGTAACAGCGACCCCAGGCGGCCGGAGGAGCGACTCACATTGGGTAACAGCGACTCCCGGCGGCCGGAGGAGCGACTCACATCGAGTAACAGCGACCCCCGGCGGCCGGAGGAGCGACTCACATCGGGTAACAGCGACCCCCGGCGGCCGGAGGAGCGTCTTACATCGGGTAACAGCGACCCCCGGCGGCCGGAGGAGCGTCTTACATCGGGTAACAGCGACCCCCGGCGGCCGGAGGAGTGACTCACATCAGGGAACAGCGACCCCC harbors:
- the grcc10 gene encoding protein C10 yields the protein MAAAQQQQQQQQQPQQQPGLSVEQAKVVLAEVIKAFNSPENAMRMEEARDNACNDMGKMLQFVLPVATQIQQEVIKSYGFSNDGEGVLKFARIVKAYEGQDPEIAAMSGKLKSMFLPPMTVPPHGAGISAS